A window of the Mannheimia granulomatis genome harbors these coding sequences:
- a CDS encoding phage tail tape measure protein, producing MSSLGQLNIYLSLEAIQFQQALGKSEQQAQKFAKNFQVDLEKTKNAAKQFSNRTVKYLGNIENAAKNINTATKWEFKLNNLERLRNAAGQLSQFSDRYTELGNKLKLVTETETQHARAMADVYDISLKTAQSTQATSSVYQTFAQNSKQLGISQTEVAKLTETVAKSVAISGASSATASNALVQFSQSLLMGKMKAQEFNSLMTQTPSIVQAISKGLGITTAEFKAMVDNGEMSAEKMIEGLKKAESYVNGQYNQTATTISGAMQNLSTATEKWVGETDQALGVSQSVVNVLGLLADNFDIAARAVTVLGISFAGLKLGSFLQDQANVAIGAIKNAQATVTETAAKREKFVVMAQETQATYANTLAQYEDTKAKQADVVATQAQIQVERQKLQIQSLSAVSYTERKVIQQQLQQLNRVEHELSQKQIFLDQQQQVAKNALKAAYLENTVAQSAYAVSTRATSATMVLYQGIAAGVRNEMNMLKAAVLSNPLMTLVTIATTASAALWGLSESKKAAREEALRYADSLDSVRANIEKMTKAQTDAEMVKLSRSIKEQETALASLKQRQAELTREIEQGATVYEDAFAGTVRVTMSAEELAKKQEELKLVTADTEKTQRTLNSSLEAQEALKAHIPIANLREEFVKLYPHIDESQIKIDGLNLSIGNFTVKSPEMVIAANNIATALGGVAGEAMRAAVMVANLSGMGLNIGEGAVVSDKAQKYIDRLNKQTKISQLKRDGKTDEANKLQAELNLEGQDFTGLDYQKAYEAQLANLKESSIKTGSKGSKPKKTKAEKEAEKAAKKQQRDAERSAESYQNQVAEMTNRLAGLKANAADIAVFGQVSDYQEVRKLTEDIAINAEKYKGYGEQGVARLKELAGQLDSAQQQVAISQFTYNNGEKLKAMEFELTLLGKTRQEQELMQYNHELDLEAARLKIGMTAENIAKLDEEIAKLKERRAEIQTQTEQSRGSFKQGMLEGWNNIETDVSNVAANVANITQNTFDGMADNLTNFVMTGKADFRSFANSVLSDLSKMIIKMMLFNAIKQGATMLFGYQGPTTTIDGNATYGLGTWATGGYTGDGGKYTPAGIVHKGEYVLTKEATARLGLDYLNYLNYGKRGFASGGGVAVPRVPSSSYQPKSAQSSISVQVINNGEPVDAKVSQKQQGEQTQITVELMRKIARQEANGMIQNNFRAGGVFA from the coding sequence ATGTCTTCTCTTGGACAACTCAACATTTATCTCAGTTTGGAGGCTATACAGTTCCAACAAGCTCTTGGTAAGTCAGAACAGCAGGCACAAAAGTTTGCCAAGAATTTTCAGGTTGATTTAGAAAAAACTAAAAATGCTGCGAAACAATTTTCGAATCGAACAGTTAAATACTTAGGTAATATAGAAAATGCAGCTAAGAATATCAATACTGCAACTAAATGGGAATTTAAGCTAAATAATCTTGAACGACTACGTAATGCTGCAGGTCAATTATCACAGTTTTCTGATCGCTATACCGAACTCGGTAATAAACTCAAATTAGTCACTGAAACCGAAACACAACACGCCCGAGCTATGGCTGATGTGTACGATATTTCGCTCAAAACGGCACAATCGACTCAAGCTACATCGTCTGTTTATCAAACATTCGCACAAAATTCCAAACAGCTCGGGATTTCACAAACAGAGGTTGCAAAGCTGACAGAAACAGTCGCTAAATCGGTAGCTATATCAGGAGCAAGCTCCGCTACTGCCTCAAATGCATTAGTGCAATTTAGTCAGTCGCTATTAATGGGCAAGATGAAAGCCCAAGAGTTTAACTCGTTGATGACCCAAACGCCATCAATAGTTCAAGCGATATCCAAAGGCTTAGGTATTACTACTGCTGAATTTAAAGCAATGGTCGATAACGGCGAAATGTCCGCTGAAAAGATGATTGAAGGCTTAAAGAAAGCAGAAAGTTATGTAAACGGACAATATAACCAAACGGCAACAACAATAAGTGGTGCAATGCAAAATCTTTCTACTGCAACTGAAAAGTGGGTGGGCGAAACGGATCAAGCATTAGGGGTATCACAATCAGTTGTTAATGTATTAGGGTTGCTTGCAGATAATTTTGATATTGCTGCACGTGCTGTAACAGTTTTGGGTATATCATTTGCTGGATTAAAACTCGGTTCATTTTTACAAGATCAAGCAAATGTAGCAATTGGGGCAATTAAAAATGCTCAAGCAACCGTGACTGAAACAGCAGCTAAAAGAGAAAAATTTGTTGTAATGGCTCAAGAAACTCAAGCAACGTATGCTAATACCCTTGCTCAGTATGAAGATACTAAAGCAAAACAGGCTGATGTTGTTGCAACACAGGCACAAATTCAAGTAGAGCGTCAAAAATTGCAAATTCAGTCTCTCTCAGCAGTGAGTTATACCGAGAGGAAGGTTATTCAACAGCAGTTGCAGCAATTAAATCGTGTCGAACATGAATTGAGCCAAAAGCAAATTTTCTTGGATCAGCAGCAACAAGTAGCAAAAAATGCGTTAAAAGCAGCTTATTTAGAAAATACCGTCGCACAATCAGCTTATGCTGTCAGTACTCGGGCAACGAGTGCCACAATGGTTCTTTATCAAGGTATTGCTGCAGGTGTTCGAAATGAAATGAATATGCTCAAAGCTGCAGTATTGTCTAACCCGTTGATGACTTTAGTCACTATTGCCACAACCGCTAGTGCTGCATTATGGGGATTATCTGAAAGTAAAAAAGCAGCCCGAGAAGAAGCACTACGATATGCAGACAGTTTAGACTCTGTTCGAGCTAATATCGAGAAAATGACTAAGGCTCAGACTGATGCCGAAATGGTTAAATTGTCTCGTTCGATCAAAGAACAGGAAACAGCATTAGCTAGTCTGAAACAACGCCAAGCTGAACTTACTCGTGAAATTGAGCAAGGTGCGACGGTTTATGAGGATGCGTTTGCTGGCACTGTGCGTGTTACAATGAGTGCGGAAGAGCTTGCGAAAAAACAAGAAGAGCTGAAATTAGTGACCGCAGATACTGAAAAAACTCAAAGAACCTTGAACTCTAGCTTAGAGGCTCAAGAAGCCTTAAAAGCCCATATTCCAATCGCTAACCTACGAGAGGAATTTGTCAAATTATATCCTCACATTGACGAAAGCCAAATCAAAATTGATGGATTAAACCTCTCTATTGGTAACTTTACTGTCAAATCTCCCGAAATGGTGATTGCTGCGAATAATATCGCTACTGCACTTGGCGGTGTTGCCGGTGAAGCTATGCGAGCAGCGGTAATGGTGGCTAATTTATCCGGTATGGGGCTAAATATTGGCGAAGGTGCTGTTGTATCTGACAAGGCTCAAAAATACATTGACCGCTTAAATAAACAAACCAAAATCAGCCAATTAAAACGAGATGGCAAAACCGATGAAGCCAATAAGCTACAAGCGGAGCTTAATCTTGAGGGGCAAGATTTTACCGGGTTAGATTATCAAAAAGCCTATGAAGCTCAATTAGCAAACCTGAAAGAAAGTAGTATCAAAACAGGTAGTAAAGGCAGTAAACCTAAGAAAACCAAGGCAGAAAAAGAGGCAGAAAAAGCGGCTAAAAAGCAACAGCGTGATGCGGAACGCTCTGCGGAAAGTTATCAAAATCAAGTGGCGGAGATGACAAACCGTTTAGCTGGTCTAAAAGCGAATGCCGCAGATATTGCCGTTTTCGGTCAAGTTTCCGACTACCAAGAAGTCCGAAAACTAACAGAAGATATTGCGATCAACGCTGAAAAATACAAAGGTTACGGTGAGCAAGGTGTCGCAAGGCTTAAAGAGTTAGCCGGTCAGTTAGATTCCGCCCAGCAACAGGTAGCCATTTCTCAATTTACCTACAATAATGGTGAAAAACTCAAAGCAATGGAGTTTGAATTAACCTTGCTCGGTAAAACTCGCCAAGAGCAAGAGCTAATGCAGTATAACCACGAGTTAGATCTTGAGGCAGCAAGGCTCAAAATTGGTATGACGGCTGAAAATATTGCCAAATTAGATGAAGAAATCGCTAAGCTCAAGGAACGTCGAGCCGAAATCCAAACTCAAACAGAGCAATCTCGAGGTAGCTTTAAACAAGGTATGCTAGAAGGCTGGAATAATATTGAGACTGATGTCAGCAATGTAGCAGCAAATGTTGCTAATATTACCCAAAACACCTTTGACGGAATGGCTGATAATTTGACTAATTTTGTGATGACCGGTAAAGCCGATTTTCGCAGTTTTGCTAATTCTGTATTATCCGATCTTAGCAAAATGATCATCAAAATGATGTTATTTAATGCTATCAAGCAAGGAGCAACTATGTTGTTCGGTTATCAAGGACCAACAACTACAATTGATGGTAATGCTACCTATGGATTAGGCACTTGGGCTACTGGCGGCTATACCGGCGACGGTGGCAAATACACCCCGGCAGGCATTGTCCACAAAGGTGAATATGTTCTTACCAAAGAAGCCACTGCACGTCTTGGTTTGGATTATCTCAACTATCTTAACTATGGTAAGCGTGGTTTTGCTTCCGGCGGTGGTGTAGCGGTGCCAAGAGTACCATCATCATCTTATCAGCCTAAATCTGCTCAAAGTAGTATTAGTGTACAGGTTATCAATAATGGTGAACCAGTAGATGCCAAAGTGAGCCAAAAACAGCAAGGCGAGCAAACGCAAATTACCGTTGAGTTAATGCGTAAAATTGCCCGACAGGAAGCAAACGGTATGATCCAAAATAACTTCCGAGCAGGAGGAGTATTTGCCTAA
- a CDS encoding phage tail assembly protein T, whose protein sequence is MPECHFAEYQLFYQEQPFGLWREDYRQAQLSHLMAMINRDPKGKAPELSDFMPFFNRVDEDDDLVDDGVAEYLNKRK, encoded by the coding sequence ATGCCCGAATGCCACTTTGCTGAATACCAACTCTTCTATCAAGAGCAACCTTTCGGCCTATGGCGGGAAGATTACCGTCAGGCTCAGCTCTCACATTTAATGGCAATGATTAACCGTGATCCGAAAGGCAAAGCTCCCGAATTGTCAGACTTTATGCCGTTTTTTAATCGTGTTGATGAAGATGATGACTTAGTTGATGACGGAGTGGCAGAGTATTTGAATAAAAGAAAATAA
- a CDS encoding DUF3168 domain-containing protein: MIQYKLYSALKSLVSGRCFYEVIPETNTEYPVIVYQFPNISPNSALIDCDMDDYTVQIDIYSRNPDDIFRLRKKVIEAVEDSFNFAERVSDFSDYEAETQLHRRMFTYQIAYED; this comes from the coding sequence TTGATCCAATACAAACTCTACTCCGCCCTGAAATCGCTTGTTTCGGGGCGTTGTTTTTATGAGGTTATTCCCGAAACCAACACGGAATACCCTGTGATTGTGTATCAATTTCCTAATATATCGCCCAACTCCGCCCTAATTGACTGTGACATGGACGATTACACGGTGCAAATTGATATTTACAGTCGCAATCCTGATGATATTTTTCGACTGCGTAAAAAAGTGATAGAAGCAGTCGAAGATTCTTTTAATTTTGCCGAACGAGTATCAGATTTCAGCGATTACGAAGCAGAAACCCAACTCCATCGGCGAATGTTTACTTATCAAATAGCTTATGAGGACTAA
- a CDS encoding HK97-gp10 family putative phage morphogenesis protein — translation MATLNVKVEGLKELGQKMQQLGRKAANRIAVKAMRQGGTIVRDTARAKAPVLQENVPHRKKGTLKKAITARTKIKNGKTETIIWVKKASQNQISRFKGKSGKGGAYNPNDPYYWRFVEFGTSKMAAKPFMRPAFEQSKQQAAKAITDTLRTEIHKEATS, via the coding sequence ATGGCAACACTTAACGTCAAAGTCGAAGGGCTAAAAGAGCTGGGGCAGAAAATGCAACAGCTTGGTAGAAAAGCTGCCAACCGCATTGCAGTGAAAGCTATGCGACAAGGTGGAACGATTGTGCGAGATACGGCACGAGCCAAAGCCCCTGTTTTGCAGGAAAATGTACCCCATCGAAAGAAAGGCACGTTGAAAAAGGCAATCACGGCTCGAACTAAAATCAAAAATGGTAAAACCGAAACCATTATTTGGGTAAAAAAAGCCAGCCAAAATCAGATCAGTCGTTTCAAAGGCAAGAGCGGAAAAGGAGGGGCTTACAACCCTAACGATCCATACTACTGGCGGTTTGTGGAATTTGGTACAAGTAAAATGGCAGCCAAACCATTTATGCGACCGGCATTTGAGCAAAGCAAACAGCAAGCAGCAAAAGCGATCACCGACACGCTCCGCACCGAAATCCACAAGGAGGCAACTTCTTGA
- a CDS encoding phage head closure protein: protein MNIGKLRHRIIIQTQRQRPSGYGAVVAEWHDLHTVWAEVKPISGRELISANQIHAEATVQIWLRYLPNLDHTMRIKFGARLFEIVAIQNWRELNRSLLLHCKELTNGNT from the coding sequence ATGAACATCGGCAAACTTCGTCATCGTATTATTATCCAGACGCAACGCCAACGCCCAAGCGGATATGGTGCAGTCGTTGCTGAATGGCACGATCTACACACCGTTTGGGCGGAAGTAAAACCGATTTCTGGGCGAGAACTGATTTCAGCAAATCAAATTCACGCTGAGGCAACAGTGCAAATTTGGTTACGCTACCTGCCAAACCTTGATCACACAATGCGGATTAAGTTTGGCGCACGCCTATTTGAGATTGTAGCAATCCAAAACTGGCGAGAACTAAACCGAAGCCTCTTACTGCATTGTAAGGAGCTGACGAATGGCAACACTTAA
- a CDS encoding head-tail connector protein — MNITLEEVKQQCRIEHELEDDLLNGYLLSARKTVENLTNRQLFDELPEEPPANALLLKEDIKLAVLMLTAYLYENRSGWNEANNSPNFAIPPTVEIIIQPYKFLTL, encoded by the coding sequence ATGAACATTACTCTAGAAGAAGTCAAACAACAATGCCGTATCGAACACGAACTAGAAGACGATTTGCTCAATGGCTATCTACTTTCAGCCCGCAAAACAGTAGAAAACCTGACAAATCGCCAACTATTTGATGAATTGCCCGAAGAGCCACCGGCAAATGCGTTACTGCTGAAGGAAGACATCAAGTTGGCGGTATTGATGCTCACGGCATACTTGTATGAAAACCGTAGTGGTTGGAACGAAGCGAATAACTCACCGAATTTTGCGATTCCGCCAACAGTCGAAATCATTATTCAGCCTTATAAATTTCTCACGCTCTAA
- a CDS encoding phage major capsid protein: MAKLHELQEKRRNIAVQMRQLNDEIGEKTWTDEQRTKWDSMKHELGGVEAQIEREESLRSTDALFVEEKREEQAKDPVLDTEAKRSQAFDSFLRRGLGELTQEEKQVMAELRAQAAGTDNKGGYTVPKEMQARIVEKMKAYGGIASVAQILNTADGHPIMWATADGTAEEGELIGENVAATEQDVEFGSAELGAKKLSSKIIRVSNELLQDSGVDIEAFLASRIAQRIGRTEAKYLIQGTGLGTPAQPKGLQASVTGVTQAAAATAVAWTDLNALIHSVDPAYRNVGTTRLAFNDNTLRALKEMVDGQKRPLWLPDIAGVAPATILGQQYVIDQGIADIAAGAKFAYFGDFSRFIIRRVSGMTLRRLVERYAEFDQVGFLAFHRFDCVLEDTAAIKSLASKG; the protein is encoded by the coding sequence ATGGCTAAATTACACGAGCTACAAGAAAAACGCCGCAATATTGCGGTTCAAATGCGTCAATTAAATGACGAAATCGGAGAAAAAACGTGGACGGACGAACAACGCACTAAGTGGGACTCAATGAAACACGAACTGGGTGGCGTAGAGGCACAAATTGAGCGTGAAGAATCGTTACGTTCAACCGATGCACTCTTTGTGGAAGAAAAACGTGAAGAGCAAGCGAAAGATCCGGTATTAGATACGGAAGCAAAACGCTCACAAGCATTTGATTCATTCCTACGCCGTGGCTTGGGTGAGTTAACCCAAGAAGAAAAACAGGTAATGGCTGAACTTCGAGCTCAAGCTGCCGGCACAGATAACAAGGGCGGCTATACCGTGCCAAAAGAAATGCAAGCTCGTATTGTGGAAAAAATGAAAGCCTATGGCGGTATTGCAAGCGTAGCTCAAATTCTTAATACGGCAGATGGTCATCCGATTATGTGGGCAACCGCAGACGGCACAGCAGAAGAAGGTGAATTAATCGGGGAAAACGTAGCTGCAACCGAGCAAGATGTAGAATTTGGTTCTGCTGAATTGGGTGCTAAAAAACTTTCTTCAAAAATTATCCGTGTATCGAATGAATTACTACAAGATTCAGGGGTAGATATTGAAGCATTTTTAGCAAGCCGTATTGCTCAACGTATCGGACGTACGGAGGCAAAATATCTTATCCAAGGTACAGGCTTGGGCACACCGGCACAACCGAAAGGCTTACAGGCTTCGGTGACTGGTGTCACACAAGCAGCGGCGGCCACTGCTGTAGCATGGACAGATTTAAACGCTTTAATTCACTCAGTTGATCCTGCATACCGCAATGTAGGTACTACTCGCCTTGCGTTTAACGACAACACATTGAGAGCATTAAAAGAAATGGTGGACGGTCAAAAACGCCCATTATGGTTGCCTGATATTGCAGGTGTTGCACCAGCAACTATTTTAGGTCAGCAATACGTTATTGACCAAGGAATCGCAGACATTGCTGCCGGTGCAAAATTTGCGTACTTCGGCGATTTCAGCCGTTTCATTATCCGCCGAGTGTCGGGTATGACATTACGCCGTTTAGTGGAACGCTACGCAGAGTTTGACCAAGTCGGTTTCCTAGCATTCCACCGTTTCGACTGTGTGCTTGAAGATACCGCTGCAATCAAATCTTTAGCCAGTAAAGGCTAA
- a CDS encoding HK97 family phage prohead protease — protein MSDIEKRSYAGEVRAENRENEPTHIIGYGSVFNSKSEVMWGFREIIMPGAFDDVLEDDVRGLFNHDPNFILGRSKAGTLSLSVDETGLKYDIIAPDTPTIRDLVIAPLKRGDITQSSFAFKIARNGDDWYENEDGIIIREIHKISRLYDVSPVTYPAYQEASSTARSLEAWKEARDSGAIAKAVSQKAARERFLSLISA, from the coding sequence ATGAGTGATATTGAAAAACGCTCCTACGCTGGCGAAGTACGAGCCGAAAACCGAGAAAACGAGCCAACGCACATTATCGGCTACGGCTCAGTATTCAACTCAAAATCAGAAGTAATGTGGGGTTTCCGTGAAATCATTATGCCAGGGGCCTTTGATGATGTTCTAGAAGACGATGTCCGGGGTTTATTCAATCACGATCCAAACTTCATTCTTGGTCGAAGCAAAGCTGGCACACTAAGCCTTTCTGTCGATGAAACAGGCTTAAAATATGACATCATCGCCCCCGACACCCCTACCATTCGTGATTTAGTTATCGCCCCACTAAAACGCGGCGATATTACCCAATCATCTTTCGCGTTCAAGATCGCACGCAATGGTGATGATTGGTACGAAAATGAAGATGGCATCATCATTCGGGAAATTCACAAAATTTCACGTCTGTATGACGTTAGTCCGGTAACTTATCCGGCTTACCAAGAAGCCAGCAGCACCGCTCGTTCCCTTGAAGCGTGGAAAGAGGCAAGAGATTCAGGAGCAATCGCAAAAGCCGTTTCACAAAAAGCCGCACGAGAACGATTTTTGAGCCTGATTAGTGCTTAA
- a CDS encoding phage portal protein, whose product MIFDKLFTTRSLENPAVPLSAENAYEELFGSQPTKTVSPDLAMKLSAVYACVYVLSSSIAQLPLHVKRKSGSKVETEREHPTYYLLHDSPNFWQTSYKLREYAQSAVLLYGNAYIHIVRNKNGTVQSLESLEPWKVQLLKNGGRHVYGYYDDDKTLSISPDDMIHIKSLGPSIKTGKSVIQTHAETIGLGLDARKFASSFFGGNARPAGILSVKTPINSSSWTNFKAMWQEAQNKLRSEENKTIFLPAELDYKALTVSPVDTELLSMMKLNRSEIAGIFNVPAHMINDLEKATFSNISEQTIQFIRYSIMPWVVNWEQELNRKIFTDAERKAGYFVKFNLAGIMRGTAAERATFYHNAITDGWMSRNEARQLEDMNPVEGLDEMLVSVNAAQQSQQNKQQENSNE is encoded by the coding sequence GTGATTTTTGACAAACTTTTTACCACTCGCTCACTAGAAAACCCAGCTGTTCCATTAAGTGCAGAAAATGCTTATGAAGAATTATTTGGCTCACAGCCAACAAAAACCGTTAGCCCCGATCTCGCAATGAAATTGTCGGCGGTTTATGCTTGTGTCTATGTGCTATCTAGTTCCATTGCACAACTACCTCTACACGTTAAGCGTAAAAGTGGCAGCAAGGTAGAAACGGAGCGAGAACACCCCACATATTATTTGCTCCACGACAGCCCTAATTTTTGGCAAACCTCATATAAATTGCGTGAATATGCCCAAAGTGCGGTGCTACTGTATGGCAATGCATACATTCACATCGTACGGAATAAAAATGGGACAGTGCAGTCTCTCGAATCGCTTGAACCATGGAAAGTTCAGCTACTGAAAAATGGAGGTCGCCACGTTTACGGCTATTACGATGATGACAAAACATTGAGCATTTCGCCCGATGATATGATTCACATTAAATCACTTGGGCCGTCAATCAAAACAGGCAAATCCGTCATTCAAACGCACGCCGAAACTATTGGCTTAGGCTTAGATGCACGCAAATTTGCTAGTAGTTTTTTTGGCGGTAATGCACGCCCCGCAGGGATTTTATCGGTAAAAACACCTATCAATAGCAGTTCTTGGACGAATTTCAAAGCGATGTGGCAAGAGGCACAAAATAAGCTGCGAAGTGAAGAAAATAAAACTATTTTTCTTCCTGCTGAACTTGATTATAAAGCCTTAACAGTTTCCCCTGTTGATACCGAACTACTCTCAATGATGAAACTCAACCGCTCAGAAATTGCCGGTATTTTCAATGTACCGGCTCACATGATAAATGATTTAGAAAAGGCGACTTTCTCTAATATTTCCGAGCAAACTATTCAGTTTATCCGCTATAGCATAATGCCGTGGGTTGTAAATTGGGAGCAAGAACTTAATCGTAAAATATTTACTGATGCAGAACGCAAAGCAGGTTATTTCGTCAAATTTAACCTAGCCGGCATTATGCGTGGTACAGCAGCGGAACGAGCAACGTTCTACCACAATGCTATCACCGATGGCTGGATGTCACGCAACGAAGCACGCCAACTGGAAGATATGAACCCGGTTGAGGGATTAGATGAAATGCTTGTCAGCGTGAATGCCGCCCAACAATCTCAACAAAACAAACAACAGGAGAACAGCAATGAGTGA
- a CDS encoding terminase large subunit, whose protein sequence is MTDNIKKATKYAKDVVAGKIPACRFIVKTCQQFLDDLEQQQAVKFPYFFDEVKAEKACKFIQYLPHTKGEWALKRQNITLEPWQLFIVANAFGWLRKSNNLRRYREIYVEVPRKNGKSAISAGVGLYMFCMDNEFGAEVYSGATTEKQAWEVFRPARLMCKKTDLLCSTFGIEVNASNLNRPSDGSRFEPLIGSPGDGASPSCAIVDEYHEHKNDELYTTMLTGMGARKQPLMFIITTAGYNIEGPCYDKRREVIEKLNGAIPNDELFGIIYTIDEDDDWTDESVLRKANPNFDVSVYGDYLISQQNKAINNARLTNTFKTKHLNVWVSAKESFFNMVSWENCKDESLSLNDFQNDEVYLGLDMARKLDMNSLVKVFSRIIDGKRHYYCISPEFFVPEDTVYDTDTALKRVVDKYQKWVNSGHLTATDGAEVDYREIEEVIKETNHQHRVSCVAIDPHGAIAISHNLADEGLNPITITQNYTNLSDPMKELEAAIESGRFHHDGNPIMTWCIGNVVGKTVPGNDDVVRPIKEIPENKIDGAVALMMAIGRIMLNVDDNFFPNEVLTL, encoded by the coding sequence ATGACGGACAATATCAAAAAAGCGACTAAATACGCCAAAGATGTTGTCGCAGGTAAAATCCCCGCTTGTCGATTTATCGTGAAAACGTGCCAACAATTTTTAGATGATTTAGAGCAACAACAAGCGGTTAAATTCCCTTACTTTTTTGATGAAGTGAAAGCGGAAAAAGCCTGTAAGTTCATTCAATACCTACCGCACACCAAGGGTGAATGGGCATTGAAACGCCAAAACATCACACTTGAACCGTGGCAACTGTTTATCGTAGCAAATGCCTTTGGCTGGCTACGCAAATCTAACAACCTTCGTCGCTATCGTGAAATTTATGTCGAAGTGCCGCGTAAAAATGGTAAATCGGCAATTTCTGCCGGTGTAGGCTTGTATATGTTCTGTATGGACAATGAATTTGGTGCTGAAGTCTATTCAGGTGCAACCACCGAAAAGCAAGCGTGGGAAGTATTCCGCCCTGCTCGCTTAATGTGTAAGAAAACCGATCTGCTCTGCTCTACTTTTGGCATTGAAGTAAATGCATCAAATCTTAACCGTCCAAGTGATGGTTCCCGATTTGAACCGCTGATCGGCTCACCGGGTGATGGTGCATCACCAAGTTGTGCCATCGTGGACGAATACCACGAACACAAAAATGATGAACTTTACACCACAATGCTCACCGGTATGGGAGCAAGAAAACAGCCGCTGATGTTTATTATCACTACCGCTGGCTACAACATCGAAGGACCGTGCTACGACAAACGCCGAGAAGTAATTGAAAAACTCAACGGAGCAATCCCAAATGACGAACTATTCGGCATTATCTACACCATTGATGAAGATGATGATTGGACAGACGAAAGCGTACTTCGTAAGGCGAACCCCAATTTTGATGTATCGGTGTATGGCGATTATCTGATTAGCCAACAAAATAAAGCAATCAACAACGCACGACTTACCAACACCTTTAAAACCAAACACCTAAACGTATGGGTATCGGCAAAAGAGAGCTTTTTCAATATGGTAAGCTGGGAAAACTGCAAAGACGAAAGTCTCAGCCTCAATGATTTCCAAAATGACGAGGTTTATTTAGGGCTAGATATGGCTCGCAAACTCGATATGAACTCGCTCGTTAAAGTATTCAGCCGAATCATTGATGGTAAACGCCATTACTACTGCATTTCTCCTGAATTTTTTGTGCCGGAAGATACTGTTTACGACACCGACACAGCGTTAAAACGTGTAGTCGATAAGTACCAAAAATGGGTAAACAGCGGACATCTAACCGCAACAGACGGTGCAGAAGTGGATTATCGCGAAATCGAAGAAGTCATCAAAGAAACCAACCACCAACACAGAGTGTCTTGTGTGGCGATTGACCCACACGGAGCGATTGCGATCAGCCACAATTTGGCGGACGAAGGCTTAAACCCGATAACCATTACCCAAAACTACACAAACCTCTCCGACCCGATGAAAGAGTTGGAGGCGGCTATCGAAAGCGGACGTTTCCATCACGACGGCAACCCGATTATGACGTGGTGTATCGGTAACGTTGTCGGTAAAACTGTACCGGGTAATGATGACGTGGTTCGCCCGATTAAAGAAATCCCAGAAAACAAAATTGACGGAGCAGTTGCCCTAATGATGGCAATCGGTCGCATTATGTTGAACGTGGACGATAACTTTTTCCCTAATGAGGTATTAACGCTATGA
- a CDS encoding phage terminase small subunit P27 family produces MTGKSTTPGRGRKPTPTKVKERRGNPGKRKLNQNEPEFSPFNENSPPPPQLNEDGQRMWAFLLKELLPQGVLFQTDLEVVANYCIAYQNRNSACKDIDKYGTFVENSNGGLSKNPAFTVLNEALKQMTTFGSLLGLDPSSRQRLTGKADEQNINPFAELLQ; encoded by the coding sequence ATGACAGGAAAATCAACAACGCCGGGGCGAGGAAGAAAACCCACCCCGACGAAAGTGAAAGAACGTCGAGGCAACCCCGGGAAACGAAAACTAAATCAGAACGAGCCTGAATTTAGCCCATTTAATGAAAACAGCCCACCACCGCCCCAACTTAATGAAGATGGTCAGCGAATGTGGGCTTTTCTTTTGAAAGAACTATTACCTCAAGGCGTACTGTTTCAAACGGATCTTGAGGTTGTTGCTAACTACTGTATTGCCTATCAGAACCGAAATTCAGCCTGTAAAGATATAGATAAATACGGCACATTCGTAGAAAACAGCAATGGCGGACTATCCAAAAATCCGGCATTTACTGTACTAAATGAGGCACTAAAACAGATGACAACATTTGGCTCTCTGCTTGGACTTGACCCAAGCAGCCGCCAACGCCTAACCGGCAAAGCAGACGAACAAAACATCAACCCATTTGCGGAGTTATTACAATGA